One window of the Novipirellula caenicola genome contains the following:
- a CDS encoding DUF1559 domain-containing protein, protein MFRSQTSKAGFTLVELLVVIAIIGVLVGLLLPAVQAAREAARRMSCSNNFKQIGLAVHNYHSAYNQLPKQKTGTGLDPTTGAWWDGTNVTNQSQLSWLVPITPFIEQQAIWEQISNPLGFELSAGGGLVPRTPSWTAMGPKPGSNYVYPPGMTELPSFRCPSDPGTGLPGMGRTNYACCLGDSFSKAESGAVNQTLVVTSADAEWCRAGQRGAFVVHQKMAFRDILDGLSNTIIGGEINTDLGDRDITTDAAIFKPVKATPSICRTDGSVDPQRPRFWASGTNTIIKAHGSIYGRGYQWMTGEHLHTGMMTILPPNSTLCYQGEWPGQEGIAPPSSRHQGGCHVLMGDGAIKFVTNSIESGNQEAHMVEFSRTGISAPGSKSPYGLWGALGTRASKETVSEF, encoded by the coding sequence ATGTTCCGCTCCCAAACTTCCAAGGCGGGTTTTACGCTCGTCGAACTTCTCGTCGTGATCGCGATCATTGGCGTGTTAGTCGGACTGCTGCTTCCCGCGGTCCAAGCGGCTCGTGAGGCGGCTCGCCGCATGAGCTGTAGCAACAACTTCAAGCAAATCGGGCTTGCAGTTCACAATTACCACTCCGCTTACAACCAGTTGCCGAAGCAGAAAACGGGGACCGGGTTGGATCCCACAACCGGGGCCTGGTGGGACGGAACGAATGTGACCAACCAAAGTCAACTCAGTTGGCTTGTTCCAATCACGCCGTTTATTGAGCAGCAAGCGATCTGGGAACAAATCTCCAATCCGCTTGGTTTTGAACTCAGTGCGGGTGGTGGACTTGTCCCGCGAACACCATCGTGGACTGCGATGGGACCTAAGCCGGGCAGCAACTATGTTTATCCCCCGGGAATGACCGAATTACCAAGTTTCCGTTGTCCGTCGGATCCCGGCACTGGCTTGCCAGGCATGGGACGTACGAACTATGCATGTTGTCTTGGGGATTCGTTTTCCAAAGCAGAATCCGGTGCGGTGAACCAAACGTTGGTCGTCACGTCGGCGGATGCAGAGTGGTGCCGAGCCGGACAACGTGGTGCCTTTGTCGTTCACCAAAAGATGGCATTTCGCGATATCTTGGACGGTCTTTCCAATACGATCATCGGTGGCGAGATCAATACGGATCTGGGCGACCGTGACATCACGACCGATGCGGCTATTTTTAAGCCCGTCAAAGCAACTCCGTCGATCTGTCGAACCGACGGATCGGTTGATCCCCAACGTCCTCGCTTCTGGGCCTCGGGAACGAACACCATCATCAAGGCACACGGTTCCATCTACGGTCGTGGTTACCAGTGGATGACCGGTGAGCACTTGCATACTGGCATGATGACCATCCTGCCGCCCAATAGCACGCTGTGCTACCAAGGCGAATGGCCTGGTCAAGAAGGCATTGCACCTCCGAGCAGTCGCCACCAAGGTGGTTGTCATGTGCTGATGGGCGACGGTGCGATCAAGTTCGTTACCAATTCGATCGAATCGGGTAACCAAGAAGCTCACATGGTTGAATTCAGCCGAACCGGCATTTCGGCTCCGGGTTCAAAGAGTCCTTATGGATTGTGGGGGGCGCTTGGTACGCGAGCAAGTAAAGAGACGGTCAGCGAATTTTAA
- a CDS encoding FG-GAP-like repeat-containing protein: protein MTFPADRPSAASLRLSRGIIRLTLLWLFLISGCDRSSNADLQLGSDSLQSTASRQASNSPQASDSLQSLNDAIDGQRWTEAWELSPVVLSRYPQDADAIASVARVALENQKPHLAGDLMIDACRAESLDNLSRLQQTVATLAVTGRVYDAIDLLEEFIDRHPQQHAMRRMLFNFYNGVEDHVRGIPHGRFLVRHRQFDLPLLLALCSSETHTETADPLTEMARRHATDHRPMIAEAKIQYDLGNMQDAASRLQDSLRFHPNYAPALALRCRVLFAQHRESELIQLAKKHGNAIDRYPNYWIAIGDFASSQQRDAEATRAYWEATRRDADAREAWVKFSTSLRRLQNLPSRLDAETIAAIENRAVQLSRLVELKLSMTRREHPDRRTAIEIATTLQQLGRLWEAEAWAAFATTLVNGDNVPVKQVRQSIIAALRKDTSWQSLVLHPELTLDLSDVPLPQLVASDRAAIKNGLSPTSSGAPSMRRAGQAETLALVDEANQRGLEFFGRTGDDLDRPGVMFYQTVGCGGGAIDFDLDGWVDLYIAAAGGTPGKFDSAANGLIRNLGGRFSDVSIQAGADDRGFGQGVAIGDVNEDGFPDILVLNYGPNTLWVNNGDGTFADASERLGDRNASTWSTSAAIADLDADGLADLVIVNYCDGLEPVSKICRGADAEIARACSPIVFPAAADSFMKSHGDGDFIDRTTQWNATASVPGRGLGVIAGQFDQQPGVDVFVANDMTSNHYWTRSHDSQSAADYQMSESAILRGLGSDDRSAAQGSMGIAVADFDRDGDTDFYVTNFVNEGNTYHDQQRDGLWRDQTTIRQLYQPTLPMVGFGTQAVDLDNDAVLELVVSNGHVDHYPSGDRAAFYAQPMQVFQRRWLDHGANANEFTSIADRIAGEYLKSPHVGRALWTLDANRDGRTDLVVTHQTEPVALLINHSKPSGNWLELQLVGRDCSRDAIGATVHIESGDQQWTAGQISGDGFLCSNERVIRVGMGSASGDCDVVVNWPDGQQQRFHRLSINSRWLLVQADADAFRW from the coding sequence ATGACATTCCCAGCGGATCGACCCTCTGCCGCTTCCCTTCGGTTGTCGCGGGGGATCATCCGGCTGACGCTGCTCTGGTTGTTTCTCATCAGCGGCTGCGATCGGTCAAGTAACGCTGATTTGCAGTTGGGCTCGGATTCACTGCAGTCCACTGCTTCACGGCAAGCGTCCAATTCACCGCAAGCTTCAGATTCGCTGCAATCGCTGAATGACGCGATCGACGGTCAACGTTGGACCGAGGCATGGGAGTTGTCCCCCGTCGTGTTATCGCGTTATCCGCAAGACGCCGATGCGATCGCCTCGGTAGCTCGCGTCGCGTTGGAAAACCAAAAGCCACATTTGGCTGGCGATCTGATGATCGATGCCTGTCGTGCCGAATCGCTCGACAATTTATCACGGCTACAACAAACGGTTGCAACCCTCGCAGTCACCGGTCGGGTCTACGACGCAATCGACTTGTTGGAGGAGTTCATTGATCGGCATCCGCAACAACATGCGATGCGGCGGATGTTGTTCAATTTCTACAACGGAGTCGAAGATCACGTTCGTGGCATTCCCCATGGACGTTTTCTGGTTCGCCACCGCCAATTTGATTTGCCATTGTTGTTGGCGCTATGCAGTAGCGAAACACACACCGAAACCGCGGATCCGTTGACGGAGATGGCACGGCGACATGCGACGGATCATCGTCCGATGATTGCCGAAGCAAAGATTCAATACGACCTGGGCAATATGCAGGATGCGGCATCACGGTTGCAGGACAGTCTTCGCTTTCACCCGAATTACGCCCCGGCGCTCGCGCTTCGGTGCCGTGTGTTGTTCGCTCAGCATCGCGAAAGCGAATTGATCCAGCTTGCCAAAAAACATGGCAATGCCATCGATCGCTACCCAAATTACTGGATCGCTATCGGTGATTTCGCAAGTTCGCAGCAACGCGATGCGGAAGCAACGCGGGCGTATTGGGAAGCAACACGTCGCGATGCGGATGCTCGCGAGGCGTGGGTGAAATTCAGTACGTCACTTAGACGGTTACAAAATTTGCCCAGTCGTCTGGACGCCGAGACGATTGCCGCGATCGAAAATCGGGCAGTTCAGCTCAGCCGATTAGTTGAACTAAAGTTATCGATGACGCGGCGTGAGCATCCAGATCGTCGCACGGCGATCGAGATTGCCACCACGTTGCAGCAGCTCGGGCGACTTTGGGAAGCCGAGGCATGGGCCGCGTTTGCCACCACTTTGGTTAACGGCGACAATGTTCCCGTGAAACAAGTACGTCAATCAATCATCGCCGCGCTTCGCAAGGACACGTCTTGGCAAAGTTTGGTTTTGCACCCAGAGCTGACGCTCGATTTGAGTGATGTGCCGCTGCCACAATTGGTTGCCTCGGATCGTGCTGCGATCAAAAACGGCTTGTCGCCCACGTCGTCGGGGGCACCTTCGATGCGGCGTGCAGGTCAAGCGGAAACGTTGGCGTTGGTCGACGAAGCAAACCAGCGTGGTTTGGAATTCTTTGGACGCACCGGTGATGATTTGGACCGGCCGGGGGTGATGTTCTATCAAACGGTCGGATGTGGTGGTGGGGCGATCGATTTCGATCTCGATGGTTGGGTTGATCTTTACATAGCCGCCGCTGGCGGAACACCGGGCAAATTCGATTCGGCCGCCAACGGGTTGATCAGAAATCTCGGTGGTCGGTTTTCCGATGTGTCGATTCAGGCGGGGGCCGATGATCGAGGCTTTGGGCAAGGCGTGGCGATCGGTGATGTCAACGAAGATGGATTTCCCGACATCTTGGTGTTGAACTATGGCCCCAACACGTTGTGGGTCAACAACGGCGACGGCACCTTCGCTGATGCAAGCGAGCGTTTGGGCGACCGCAATGCGTCGACCTGGTCGACAAGTGCCGCGATCGCGGATTTGGACGCAGACGGTTTAGCGGACCTGGTGATTGTCAACTACTGCGACGGGCTAGAACCAGTCAGCAAAATATGTCGCGGTGCGGACGCCGAGATCGCGCGAGCCTGCTCGCCAATCGTTTTTCCCGCCGCAGCCGATTCGTTCATGAAAAGTCACGGCGACGGAGACTTTATAGATCGAACAACTCAGTGGAATGCGACGGCCTCGGTTCCGGGACGTGGTCTGGGCGTGATCGCAGGCCAGTTCGATCAGCAACCGGGCGTGGATGTGTTTGTCGCAAACGACATGACCAGCAACCATTACTGGACCCGCAGTCACGACTCGCAATCGGCCGCCGATTATCAAATGTCCGAATCCGCCATTTTGCGTGGCCTTGGATCGGATGACCGCTCTGCGGCTCAAGGTTCGATGGGCATTGCCGTGGCCGATTTTGACCGCGATGGCGACACCGATTTCTATGTCACAAACTTTGTCAACGAAGGCAATACCTATCATGATCAACAGCGTGACGGGTTGTGGCGTGACCAAACGACCATTCGCCAACTGTATCAACCGACGCTACCGATGGTCGGCTTTGGCACCCAAGCGGTTGATCTTGATAATGACGCGGTTCTCGAGCTGGTGGTGTCCAATGGACATGTGGACCACTATCCCAGTGGCGACCGTGCTGCGTTCTATGCCCAACCGATGCAGGTGTTTCAGCGTCGTTGGCTCGACCATGGTGCGAACGCCAACGAATTCACTTCGATTGCTGATCGGATCGCCGGCGAATATTTGAAGTCGCCCCACGTTGGACGTGCCCTCTGGACACTGGATGCCAATCGTGATGGACGAACCGATTTGGTCGTGACACACCAAACCGAACCTGTTGCGCTGCTGATCAACCACAGTAAACCGTCGGGAAATTGGTTGGAATTACAACTTGTCGGACGCGATTGCTCGCGAGACGCAATTGGTGCGACCGTCCATATCGAGTCGGGCGATCAACAGTGGACCGCGGGGCAAATCTCGGGTGACGGATTTTTGTGTAGCAACGAGCGTGTGATCCGAGTCGGAATGGGTAGCGCGAGTGGTGATTGCGATGTCGTGGTGAATTGGCCCGATGGTCAACAACAGCGATTCCATCGACTGTCGATCAATTCTCGCTGGTTGCTCGTGCAAGCAGACGCGGACGCATTTAGGTGGTAA
- a CDS encoding FG-GAP-like repeat-containing protein encodes MLMVLWFVMTVGVVGCREANEVTANVDPIANHSESAAESSRTQSQRMESAVRLIDAGATSEASLVIRDLLIEDPDDLRFNTLMLRVLVADQDIAGAVSLLDRMVDVHPQRHDDLQAHAANLLYHDGAVEEAITRLESLLTRSPEFYEARRRLAQMLNQQGYLFDANEQLRILIRDHSMTLDELVSLIFPDRSWVAVKDIPQDRSEWPKHQLSLMSVALAYRIDGNPRRALQYLSEFDPSGRRTDPAILSLHARSLADAQMYPLLRDWVASAPIQCQRYPDYWIACGNLAIHDKDDAAIACFANAIQKEPHSLDAHYGMIQSLENAGRTSQAELFRTRSQLLDTLGHNVRTIRGSTHPNSQAFVDVATGLMSVGRSLEAIAWQEFALAIFSPQSPQRHQIGSYKSRVLAEFPSGSDESTILCGLDPRELPSLDRWFAMLKPVSSTTEAAIKTVSHVTATRDDFPPIKAVFSNVAEQVGLEYRYRNAAVPVEREFLIFQAFGGGVACLDFDRDGHIDFYFGQAATTPPAGISAHSNALFRNQDGQFTNVITGAAADNRGYAVGVTAGDFNQDGFADLMIGNLGRNELLINQGDGSFRPLADDSLAEVSSFTSSVAIADVTGDALPDIIEINYLDDPRIFDPIQYDTDGKPVSLPGPLQFKPAMDRVWVSVGDGTMMPKPLGDQDADGFSTGLALLVTDLDQTPGNDVFVANDLRANQLWVRHDSDDLRSAMVDVAVSRGVAYGSAGKPMACMGIAAADFDGNGRTDLHITNFENEWSNQYMQNDAGVFVDSAVPYQLDTVSRKMLGFGTQAIDYDNNAVWDLIVGNGHIEDLTATGSLFAMPTQLLAGRGNRFELQEVSGDDGYWNGMHFSRAMAKCDFNRDGRVDVVITDLKQNAVLLENQTSTSHHWLQLELVGTTSERDAIGARVTVEFDSRSITQTVNTGDGYCAKNEPVLCFGLGAADSVDRVSVVWPSGREQVFERLTCDTRWMLIEGESAWDTTLQ; translated from the coding sequence ATGTTAATGGTGCTATGGTTCGTCATGACCGTGGGAGTGGTCGGCTGTCGTGAGGCAAACGAAGTCACGGCAAACGTGGATCCGATCGCAAACCACTCGGAATCCGCAGCGGAATCTTCGCGGACGCAATCACAGCGAATGGAGTCCGCCGTGCGGTTGATCGACGCGGGGGCCACGTCGGAAGCCTCGTTGGTGATCCGTGATTTGTTGATCGAGGATCCTGATGATTTGCGATTCAACACGTTGATGCTGCGGGTGTTGGTCGCCGATCAGGACATCGCGGGCGCGGTATCGCTGTTGGACCGGATGGTGGATGTGCATCCGCAACGTCACGACGATCTGCAGGCTCATGCGGCAAACCTGTTGTATCACGACGGAGCGGTCGAAGAAGCGATCACGCGGCTCGAGTCACTGCTGACACGGTCGCCCGAGTTTTACGAAGCTCGGCGGCGGTTGGCTCAAATGCTGAATCAACAAGGATACCTGTTTGACGCCAATGAGCAGCTTCGAATTCTGATTCGCGACCATTCGATGACGCTTGACGAACTGGTCAGCTTGATCTTTCCCGATCGGTCGTGGGTGGCAGTGAAGGATATTCCGCAGGATCGCAGCGAGTGGCCGAAGCATCAATTGAGCTTGATGAGTGTCGCTTTGGCCTATCGCATCGACGGGAATCCTCGTCGGGCACTTCAGTATTTGAGTGAGTTTGACCCGAGTGGGCGACGCACCGATCCAGCGATCTTGTCATTGCATGCCCGCTCGCTGGCCGACGCGCAGATGTATCCGCTGCTAAGGGATTGGGTTGCCTCGGCACCGATTCAGTGCCAGCGGTATCCCGATTACTGGATTGCTTGCGGCAACTTGGCGATCCACGACAAAGACGATGCAGCGATCGCTTGTTTTGCAAATGCGATCCAGAAAGAACCGCACAGTTTGGACGCTCACTATGGGATGATTCAGTCGCTTGAAAATGCGGGACGCACGTCGCAAGCCGAATTGTTTCGTACACGATCCCAGTTGCTCGATACGCTGGGACACAACGTCCGAACGATCCGCGGTTCAACGCATCCGAATTCGCAAGCGTTTGTCGATGTGGCGACCGGGTTGATGAGTGTGGGGCGGTCGTTGGAGGCGATTGCATGGCAGGAATTCGCCTTGGCTATTTTCTCGCCTCAGTCACCCCAGCGTCATCAGATTGGCAGTTACAAGTCACGCGTCCTGGCCGAGTTTCCCTCCGGCAGCGACGAATCGACGATCTTGTGTGGGCTTGATCCACGAGAGTTGCCGTCGCTGGATCGCTGGTTCGCCATGCTCAAGCCTGTTTCATCCACCACCGAGGCTGCGATCAAAACCGTCTCGCATGTTACAGCGACTCGCGACGATTTCCCTCCGATCAAAGCTGTTTTCTCAAACGTCGCCGAGCAAGTCGGGCTCGAGTATCGCTATCGCAATGCCGCCGTCCCGGTAGAACGTGAATTCCTAATTTTTCAAGCCTTCGGAGGCGGAGTCGCATGTCTGGATTTTGATCGAGATGGACACATCGACTTCTATTTTGGGCAAGCGGCGACAACTCCGCCCGCTGGGATTTCGGCTCATTCCAATGCGTTGTTTCGAAATCAGGACGGTCAATTTACAAACGTCATCACGGGGGCCGCGGCGGACAATCGAGGGTACGCCGTCGGGGTGACCGCGGGGGATTTTAACCAAGACGGTTTCGCCGATTTGATGATCGGCAACTTGGGGCGAAACGAACTGTTGATCAACCAAGGGGATGGTAGCTTTCGTCCGCTTGCCGACGACTCACTCGCAGAGGTGTCGTCGTTCACCAGCAGTGTGGCGATCGCCGACGTGACAGGCGACGCGCTTCCGGACATTATCGAGATCAACTATCTGGATGATCCACGCATTTTTGATCCGATCCAGTATGACACCGATGGCAAGCCCGTCTCGTTGCCGGGACCGTTGCAATTTAAACCCGCAATGGATCGCGTCTGGGTTTCCGTCGGCGATGGAACGATGATGCCAAAACCGCTCGGGGATCAAGATGCAGACGGCTTTAGTACCGGGCTAGCCTTGTTGGTTACGGATTTGGATCAAACGCCTGGTAACGATGTGTTTGTCGCAAACGATCTACGAGCGAATCAATTGTGGGTGCGTCATGACTCTGATGATTTGCGTTCGGCAATGGTGGATGTCGCGGTGTCACGAGGCGTGGCGTACGGAAGTGCGGGCAAGCCGATGGCGTGCATGGGAATTGCTGCAGCCGATTTCGATGGCAATGGACGAACCGATTTGCATATCACCAATTTTGAAAATGAGTGGTCCAATCAATACATGCAGAACGACGCAGGCGTGTTTGTCGATTCCGCAGTGCCGTATCAATTGGACACGGTGTCACGAAAAATGTTGGGGTTTGGAACCCAGGCGATTGATTATGACAACAACGCCGTGTGGGACTTGATCGTCGGCAATGGGCACATCGAGGATCTGACCGCCACCGGAAGTTTATTTGCAATGCCCACGCAACTTTTGGCGGGGCGGGGAAACCGATTTGAATTGCAAGAGGTTTCTGGCGACGATGGCTATTGGAACGGCATGCATTTTTCGCGAGCGATGGCAAAATGCGACTTCAACCGTGATGGACGTGTCGATGTTGTCATCACGGATCTGAAGCAGAATGCGGTCTTGCTTGAAAACCAAACCTCCACGTCGCATCATTGGCTGCAGCTCGAGTTGGTAGGGACGACATCAGAACGAGACGCGATCGGGGCGCGAGTGACGGTCGAGTTTGACTCGCGATCGATCACGCAAACGGTCAACACCGGAGATGGTTACTGTGCAAAGAACGAGCCGGTACTTTGCTTTGGACTCGGGGCAGCCGATTCGGTCGATCGAGTCAGCGTGGTGTGGCCAAGCGGCCGGGAACAGGTTTTTGAGCGATTGACCTGCGACACTCGTTGGATGTTGATCGAGGGTGAATCGGCCTGGGACACTACGCTACAATAG
- a CDS encoding NADPH:quinone reductase — protein sequence MKAAFIEQTGPASSIQYGELPVPEITESQVLVRVGAVSVNPIDLYIRSGAVAANLPSPYVIGSDLAGTVEAVGAKVTRFKVGDRVWGVQHSSAGHQGTFSELCAVDAQWLHAIPEDVRDEDAAAIALVGITAHLGIVREARLQPGETIFVHGGTGGVGSAVVQMAKAIGARVIATAGGEEKVKRCRDLGADVVIDYRASDVASELQTAAAEGVDVFFETLREPDFDFAIGAMAARGRMVVMAGRDARPEFPVGPFYVKGCSLHGFMLLKASAEEQQAAADDINRWLSAKQLRPLIDRVMPLSEAAEAHALQEKQTLKNQGNLTGKLVLTP from the coding sequence ATGAAAGCTGCTTTTATTGAACAGACTGGACCTGCTTCGTCGATCCAATATGGCGAATTGCCGGTGCCGGAAATAACCGAGTCGCAGGTGCTGGTGCGAGTGGGGGCGGTCTCGGTCAATCCGATCGATCTGTACATCCGCAGCGGTGCGGTGGCCGCCAATTTGCCAAGTCCTTACGTCATCGGTTCGGACCTGGCCGGCACCGTCGAAGCAGTCGGAGCCAAGGTGACTCGGTTCAAAGTCGGCGATCGAGTTTGGGGAGTGCAGCACAGTTCTGCTGGCCATCAAGGCACGTTTTCAGAATTGTGCGCAGTCGATGCACAGTGGCTGCATGCCATCCCGGAGGATGTTCGGGACGAAGACGCTGCGGCGATCGCGCTAGTTGGGATCACGGCTCATTTGGGAATCGTTCGCGAAGCACGTTTGCAGCCGGGGGAAACGATCTTTGTGCATGGTGGCACCGGCGGTGTCGGATCGGCCGTGGTGCAAATGGCCAAAGCCATCGGAGCACGCGTGATCGCGACCGCTGGCGGTGAAGAAAAGGTGAAGCGGTGTCGTGATCTCGGTGCCGATGTCGTTATCGATTATCGCGCCAGTGATGTTGCCAGTGAGTTGCAAACGGCGGCGGCAGAGGGAGTCGATGTTTTTTTCGAAACGCTGCGGGAGCCCGATTTTGATTTTGCCATTGGTGCCATGGCGGCACGCGGCCGAATGGTCGTGATGGCAGGTCGCGATGCGCGGCCGGAGTTCCCCGTGGGCCCGTTTTACGTCAAAGGCTGTTCGCTGCACGGATTCATGTTGCTCAAGGCGAGTGCGGAAGAACAACAAGCTGCCGCCGATGACATCAATCGTTGGTTATCCGCAAAACAGCTTCGCCCGTTGATCGACCGAGTGATGCCGCTCAGCGAAGCCGCCGAGGCGCATGCATTGCAAGAAAAGCAAACGCTCAAAAACCAAGGCAATCTCACCGGCAAATTGGTCCTAACCCCGTAG
- a CDS encoding sulfatase family protein: MRLLFAFSLTVLLALEATAADKPNVILVMCDDLGIGDPRCFNAESPIHTPHIDAMAADGLKFNRFYAAAPVCSPTRGSCLTGRHPFRYGIYFANTGHLKQDEITLPELLKKHGYATGHFGKWHLGTLTTTVKDANRGGPQGAKHFSPPRQHGYDDSFVTESKVPTYDPMIKPANAKDNGHWDAISDKANAKPYGTHYWDHAGNPVTENLEGDDSRVIMDRAIPFIENAVSEETPFFAAVWFHAPHLPVVAGEEHAKHYQDHESYERNYYGCVTALDEQVGRLRAKLAELNVADNTMLWFCSDNGPEGSAGKAPGSAIDFRGRKRSLYEGGVRVPGILVWPGHTQAGSTTDFPAVTSDYLPTVLAAIGAEYPDSRPIDGISLIDAIANPKLQRSQPIGFQSGKQQAWHQGSYKIISTDSGKTWELYDLHQDPSESHDLADRHPERVNSMKQAFTAWQASCKSSDNGQDY, translated from the coding sequence ATGCGTCTCCTCTTTGCATTTTCGCTGACGGTTTTGTTGGCATTGGAAGCGACCGCTGCGGATAAACCCAACGTCATTTTGGTCATGTGCGATGATCTTGGCATCGGAGATCCCCGGTGCTTTAACGCCGAGTCGCCCATCCACACGCCACACATTGACGCGATGGCAGCCGACGGATTGAAGTTCAATCGTTTTTACGCTGCTGCCCCCGTATGCAGCCCCACACGCGGCAGTTGTTTGACCGGCCGTCATCCGTTTCGCTACGGCATCTATTTCGCAAATACCGGGCATCTAAAACAGGACGAGATCACGCTTCCCGAGCTATTGAAAAAGCACGGCTATGCCACGGGGCATTTTGGAAAATGGCACCTCGGAACATTGACAACCACGGTCAAAGATGCCAATCGCGGCGGCCCCCAAGGAGCCAAACATTTCTCACCGCCACGACAACATGGTTACGACGACAGCTTTGTGACCGAATCGAAAGTTCCCACTTATGATCCCATGATCAAACCGGCCAATGCCAAAGACAACGGCCACTGGGATGCGATCTCTGACAAAGCGAATGCCAAACCCTACGGAACACACTACTGGGATCACGCCGGCAACCCGGTTACCGAGAATCTCGAGGGCGATGATTCCCGTGTGATCATGGACCGCGCGATCCCGTTTATCGAGAATGCGGTGTCCGAAGAAACCCCTTTCTTTGCTGCGGTTTGGTTCCACGCGCCGCACTTGCCAGTCGTCGCCGGTGAAGAGCACGCCAAACATTACCAGGATCACGAGAGTTATGAACGCAATTATTACGGATGCGTCACGGCGTTGGACGAACAGGTGGGCCGATTGCGAGCGAAGCTGGCTGAATTGAACGTCGCCGACAATACGATGCTGTGGTTCTGTAGCGACAATGGCCCCGAAGGGAGTGCCGGAAAAGCTCCGGGTTCCGCAATCGACTTTCGCGGCCGCAAACGTTCGTTGTACGAAGGCGGTGTTCGCGTACCAGGGATATTGGTGTGGCCGGGACATACCCAGGCTGGATCGACGACCGATTTCCCTGCCGTCACAAGCGACTACCTACCGACCGTGCTCGCGGCGATCGGAGCCGAGTATCCCGATTCGCGTCCGATCGACGGCATCTCGCTGATCGATGCGATTGCCAACCCAAAATTGCAGCGAAGCCAACCGATCGGATTCCAATCCGGCAAACAGCAAGCGTGGCATCAGGGCTCCTACAAAATCATCAGCACAGACAGTGGCAAGACGTGGGAGTTGTACGATTTGCATCAAGATCCAAGTGAAAGTCATGATCTAGCTGATCGTCATCCCGAGCGAGTCAATAGCATGAAGCAAGCCTTCACCGCATGGCAAGCATCATGCAAATCTAGTGACAATGGACAGGATTATTAG